Within Butyrivibrio fibrisolvens, the genomic segment GATTATCCTTACTTTGAAGCTAGTGAAATATATGCTAACAGAGCTAACGCTTTCAAGAAGTCTGTAGAGGATGCACTTGGCGGAGCTGTTGTTGTTAATCTTGTAGCTTGTGCAACATCTGATGACTGGTACTATGCAGGATATTACACAGACCTTGGTTCAGATGCTAACTATGATATCTATGATGTATCAGGTTGGGGCCCTGACTATGGTGATCCTAAGACATACCTTGACACAATGCTTCCTGATTATGCAGGTTACATGGTTAAGTGCTTTGGTATCTACTAATTAGATAGTTAAAAAGTTTTATAAGTATTAAACATTATAAGCAGGAGAATGGGCTCATGCTCGTTCTCCTGACTTTGATGTAATATAGACTGGTAAGTAATTATGAAGATGTAACGTATTCTTCTATCACATGACCGGTCGTCTGGAGTGAAGGACTATGCTAAAATATTTGATCAAACGATTATTACATGGACTGTTTTCTATAGTTGTAGTTATAGGAATAGTTATGCTGCTGATCTATTCATTAATGGATCGTCAGCTTATTTTTGCTGCTGATTCTGTATATCAGAATCTTGGTAATAACCAGAAGAAGCAGTACATGTATCGTATGTGGGAGAACTACGGTTACATTGACTATGTTACTTATGAAGAGTACATAGCTTCACTTGTTGCAAGTGGAGAACTTGATTCATCAGAACTTGAAAAGATTCAGGACCTTGGTAAAAAGGCAGAAGATGATTCTGAAACAGTTGCTGAGTATGTTAAGAAGTTTTCAGAGTATTATGAATCTAAAGGTTATACAATTGTCAGACTTGATGCTATAACCATCAAGAAAGGTAGAAAATATGCAGATGGCGGGCAGGAAGCCCTCTTTGCATACAGAGACAAGCCTCTTTTAACACGTTTAACAGGCTATTTTACAGGAATTGTTGATATTGACAGCATTCATTATGTTGATGATTCAATTGATATTGGAAAACGTGGAATAAGCTTTACACTGCATGATCCGGCATATGGCGGAGAGAAGTTCTCACCGGCACTTATCGGAAATGGTACTAAATATAAGTACTTACTTTACTTTGATAATAATTTCCCGTATATTCACCAGAACCTTATCAAGATAAGTCTTGGTAAATCATATACAGTAAATGCGGGAATTGATGTATTTGATACAATGACACAGTCACAGGGATCTTACGTATCATCAGAAGTAACTTTCCCTTCTGGTGTTGTAGAAGCTTCAGCTGATGACCTTCATACAGCTACATATGTAAAGGGATCACTTGCTTCAAGTACGCTTAACCAAAGGCTCTTTGTAGATGACTATACTAATGTATCTACAGTTAAGAACGGTCTTTCAAAAATTGGTTATTCATTTGTTATTGGTCTTATCTCAAGTATCATTGCATATGTACTTGGTGTTTCCCTTGGTATTGCTATGGCAAGACATAAGGATAAAGCTATTGATAAGATCGGAACTATTTATATAGTATTTGCTATTGCAGTTCCTTCGCTTGCTTATATCTTCATGGTTAAGGCTATTGGTGGTAGTGCAGGACTTCCTACAACATTTGATATGGAATCCACAAGTAAGCTCATGTACGTACTTCCTATCATCTCACTTTCGATTAAGAGTATTGCAGATCTTATGAAGTGGCTTAGAAGATACATGATCGATCAGCAGAACTCAGACTATGTTAAGTTTGCTAAGGCGTGTGGTCTTACAGACAATGAGATATTCAGAAAACACATTTTCAAAAATGCGGTTATTCCGATAATTCATGGAATTCCGGGAACTATCCTTACAGCACTTGTTGGTGCGATCATTACTGAGAAGGTATATGTTGTTCCCGGTGCAGGTAATCTTCTTGTAGAAGCGATTGCCAAGTATGATAACGGCGTAATTGTCGGTGTTACTTTGTTCTATACAGCACTTGGTATTACATCAGTAATACTTGGAGATATCCTTATGGCTATGTTCGATCCGAGAATCTCATTCTCAGATAAGGCTAGATAAGAAGTGGCTATAACTAAAAAAATGCGGTACTGCCGCTTGGAAATGAGGAAATTATGTCTGATAAATTTGAATTAACAGATGATTTGGAAGGCATGTCTGAAGAAGAGCTGTTTTCTTTTGATACGCATGATAAATCAGAAGCAGAGAAGATCACAGCACCTAGATATTCTTATTGGAAATCAGTGTTTCGTGTATTCTTTAAAAAGAAGATCAATATTATAATGCTTGCAGTATTACTTATTCTTATACTGTTTGCTTATATCTATCCTATGTTTTCAGGATATGATAAGTTTGCAAATATTACAGATGCTTCAATGAAGCATCTTACACCATCAGCATCTATTGCCAAGAACGGATTTAGTATTCATGAGATACTTGGCCGTGGTGGTTCAGGTGAATCTACTTTTGATGCTGTATGGAACGGCGCAAGAATTTCTATTTCATTCGCCTTCTCATGTGCGATCATTAATATGACACTTGGTGTTATCATTGGTGCTATTTGGGGATTCTCCAAGAAATTTGATCTGATCATGACAGAGGTTTATAACATTGTTGGTAATGTGCCACTTACATTGGTAGTATCAGTACTTGTACTTGTAATGTCATCAAGTTTCGGAACTATGGTTTTTGCCATGACAGTAACCGGATGGCTCTTTATAGCCTACTTTTTCAGAACGCAGGTTATCATCATCCGTGACAGAGAGTACAATCTTGCATCACGTTGTCTTGGAACATCAATCTTTAAGATTGCTATCAGGAACATCCTGCCTTTCATGACATCTATCATCGTAACACTTGCTGCAGCTGAGATACCTTCATATATCTCTTACGAGGTATTCCTTTCATACATCGGAATGGGTATGGCTGATATGTCACTTGGTAAGCTTATATACCAGTATGAAAGCTCAATGGCTATTTCAGGATGGCAGTTCGAATTCTGGAGCCCGGTAATAGTAGTATCGATCATCACAGTTGTGCTCTATGTAGTAGGACAGAATCTTGGTGATGCTTCAGATCCTAGAACACATATGTAAGGGGATAGATAGAAAATGGCAGAAGATAAGAAAGTATTATTGTCAGTCAAAGACCTGGTTGTTAAGTTCCATGTTAGAGGCCGTATACTGACTGCAATAAGAGGAATTTCATTAGATATATATGAAGGCGAATCAATCGCAATCGTAGGTGAGTCCGGTTCAGGTAAGTCTGTATTTACTAAGACTTTTGCAGGCATGCTTGATAGCAATGGATTTATAGATAAGGGTGAGATCATTTATAATGACCTTGAGCTTGCTGATACCAAGGTTTCTTATAATGCATTTGCTCACAAGATGATCAAGAAATATCAGGCCAAACTTGATGATTGTTCAGGACTTGAGTTTGGAGCTGAGACTTATAAGAAGATCAGAGCTCTTGAAAAAGAAAAGGCCGCAAGAATGGACCTTAACGAAGAAGAGCGCGAGAAGATAGCTAATAAGCTTGATACTCTTAAGTATGAGCGTACAGAGATCTTCAATAAGCGTCAGACATATAATCCTAAGACTGAGAAGCATCTCATAAAGGAAGCTACTCAGAAGATCAAGGATTATGATGCTCAGATTGCTGAACTTAAGCTGAAGAAAGAAGAAGCTATCAGAAAGCATAAGGCTGAATTTGAAGCTGATACTAAAGCTAAGGAATATTACAGCACAGAACTTTCAAAGCTTAAGGCTCAGTATCATGAGGAAATCTCTAAGCCTGTTACGCAGGAGCAGAAGAAGAGAAATGAAGTCCTCGCCAAGGAGATGTATCTCTCAGGTGGACGTTATGGCTACTACAGAGCTTATAAGCTTATGGGCGGCCTTTTCGAAGCTCTTAAGAAGGCTATGAAGATGGGTGTTGATCTTGACAATGAAGATCAGCGCAATCAGGTATTTGATACAGTTGCATTCCATGTACGTTATGTTGATGAGACAGAGGATACACTTCACGGCGTAGCTATCCTTAATATTGCTGACGTTAAGGAGAAAGAAGACTGGGCACAGATCAGAGGTAATAAGATCGCTACAGTATTCCAGGATCCTATGACATCTCTTAACCCGATCATTACTATCGGTAAGCAGATATCGTCAATCATCATGAAGCACCAGAAGTGTTCAGAGGCTGAGGCTCGTGTCAGAGCTCTTACACTTATGAAGAAGGTTGGTATCCCGAATGCTGAGAGCCGTTTTGATGACTATCCGTTCGAGTATTCAGGTGGTATGAGACAGCGTATCGTAATCGCTATCGCACTTTCCTGCCAGCCCAAGATACTTATCTGTGATGAGCCTACAACAGCTCTTGATGTTACTATTCAGGCACAGATCCTGCAGCTTCTTAAAGATCTGCAGAAAGAGTTCCATTATACAATAGTATTCATCACACATGACCTTGGCGTTGTTGCTAATATAGCTGATCGTGTAGCTGTTCTCTATGCAGGACAGATTGTAGAGTATGGTACTGTAGATGAGGTATTCTATGATCCTCACCATCCGTATACATGGGCACTACTTTCATCACTTCCACAGCTGGCTAAGCCTAATGAAGAGTTGTTCTCTATCACAGGAACTCCTCCGTCACTTTATAATGATATACAGGGCGATCCATTCGCACCTCGTAACCAGTATGCTTTGAAGATTGATTCAATTAAGGAACCGCCTATGTTCAAAGTAACTGATACTCATTATGCCAAGACATGGCTTCTTGATCCTCGTTCACCTAAGGTTGAAAAGCCCAAAGCAATAGGTAACATTCATGAGACGCTGATCAAGGCATTCAATATCTAATAGATGGAGATACACAAAGTGGCTAATACATATGAAAAAAACAAGACAGCATCTCATTTTCCTGAAAAAGGACCTATTGATGAGAAGACAGGTAAAGAAATCCTGCTGTCCATAAAAGATATAGATATTACATTCGGCAAAGGCGCAGACGCAGTTAAAGCTGTACAGGATGCTTCCTTCGATATTTATAAAGGTGAGACATTTTCACTTGTTGGTGAGTCAGGTTCAGGTAAGACTACAATCGGCCGTGCTGTAATCAGAGTTAACCCTCTTGCTAAGGGTGAGATAGATTATAAGGGCGTACGTATCTCCGGTAAGATACCGCGTTCTCTTGACCGTGAAGTTATCAGAAATGTTCAGATGGTATTCCAGGATCCTGCTGCATGTCTTAATGAACGTGCAACAGTAGATTATATCGTATCTGAGGGTCTTTATAACTTCCATCTGTTCAAGGATGAGGCAGACAGAGTTCAGAAGGTTGAGCATATGATCAACGAGGTTGGTCTTCTTCCTGAGCATCTTACACGTTATCCTCACGAGTTCTCCGGTGGACAGAGACAGCGTGTAGGCCTTGCAAGAGCTATGGTCATGGAACCCGAACTTGTAGTAGCAGATGAGCCTATCTCTGCTCTTGACGTATCTATCAGAGCTCAGGTTCTGAATCTTATGAACAAGTTTAAGAAGGAAAAGGGTGTTACATACCTTTTCATCGCGCATGACCTTTCAATCGTAAGATTCATATCCGACCGTATCGGTGTTATTTATAAGGGACATATTGTGGAAGTTGCAGATTCCGAAGAGCTGTTCAATTTCCCTCTTCACCCATACACCAGATCACTTATATCTGCTATTCCGCTTCCTGATCCTAAGCTTGAGAAGCGCAAGAAGCTCCTTACTTATGATGCCAGTCAGCATGACTACAGCACTGATAAGCCTACAATGGTAGATATAGGACATAACCATTTCGTATATGGTAACAAGAAAGAGATAGAAGAATACAAGAAAATCCGTGAGGCAGGTGTTCCTGTAAAGTCAATCACTATTATGACTGACGAAGAGCTTGCAAATCAGAAGACAACTGTTGGAGATGCAACTATTGACGAGGATATCCTTAAGAATACACCTATTCATGATACAGGTGCTCTCTGGCTTTCAGTTCTTAGCTTCTTCCTTCCTGTACTTGGCCTTATACTGATGTTTATATTCAAGAAGAAACATTATGCACGTAATTACAGAAAAGTTAAGTCAGGTACAGTTGCAGGATTCATCTTTATCGGAGCATTGATAGTATTGTTCCTGCTGGCACTTCTGTATGCGCTTAAATAAAGCATTACAGGGATCATGAGAGTTTTATGGAAACTTAAGAATCCTTAAATATTATGATATAGGTATCAAAGGGGAACTTTTGATACCTATATTTTTACAATAGTAAATGATTTTGAAAGATACCTTATGACAGTTATCTGATGCTGGCATATAGGGCATTTGATGACTGGAAAGTGCATTTTCTTATGTCATTTACTATAAGTATTTATGTTTTAAGTAATCTCTTTTCTAGGAAAAGTTGTACGAGAAAAAAGCGTATGACAATTACAGAATAGGTGACTACAATTCAGGTTAATTATGAATAGATATGCTAATGACAAACCTAAACCGAATAAAGTAGAAACAGCTGAAGTAGATCATGATCATATATTAAGGAGAGCAATACTTACTTTAATATTCGTAGGTATTGCAATAGCTTCATTTAGTTATGCAGTATGGCTGCTTAATAATTCTGATTCGGGATGGACGGAGATTAAAGTAGATTCTACAAGCGATGTTAATCTTGGGGATGACTTTACTCTTGAATATAATCTGGGGCAAAGCGGCGTATCGCCGGCTGCTGAGAAGAAGGCGCTTACGCCTGTATATTCTCAGGCTATGGTCAACTATTTCAGACTGTTTGATCCCGGCAATATATATAAAGATGTCAACAATCTGTATTATATCAGTTGTAATCCTGAGACTGAGATCGTTGTCGATGAAGACCTGTACTACGTTTTAGAAACGCTTAAAAAGTATGATAACAGAGCAATTTATCTAGGACCTGCTCTTACGTACTATACTGCGATATTTAACAGTACATCAGATCTTGAAGCCAAGGCCTATGATCCCTCCGTGGATCCTGAGATCATGGCTTATGTAAATAAAGTTGCAGAGTATGCAGCTGACCCGGAAAGTATCGATATAGAGCTTCTTGGGGATAATAAGATCATCCTTCATATATCAGATGAATACAAAGCTTTTTGTAAAGACAATGTAGTCACACAGCTTCTAGATCTTGGATGGCTTAAGAATGCTTTTGTAGCAGATCTTACAGCCGGTAAACTCAAAGAAGCAGGCCTTACTAATGGCTATCTATCGTCTGACGATGGATTTACAGTTAACCTGTCTGAGGATACAGACTTTACTCTTAGTATATATGATGAAAATGGTGATAACATCGTATCTGTAAGAGAGTACTCTTATAAGGGGCCAAGGAACATAGTATGGCTCAAGAATTTCCTGGCTACTAAAGAGGACGTCGGCAACTTTTATATGTATCAGGATGGAAGTGAAGTATCTTACTATATAAAGGCAGATGGAACGTCTGATACAGGTTCATGTAGCTTGTATCTGTATGGTGATGCATATACTTCCACTTGTGCAGATATGGTATTGTCTGTATATGATATATTCTTAAATGCTGACAGCAATGAGAGTCTTGATGGAGAGCTTATAGATAAGCTTGCAGATGTCGGAATTTATAATATTCGTATAGAAAATGGCCTGATTTATGGAAACGGCGATATCATGAACCAGGATTGATAGCTGAATAAATATTTTTGTCATTAGAAAATTATGATTTCTGTAATTTACGTTCAAGAAGGGACATGAGGTTAAAGTTTGAAAGTGTTCCACTTTCAAACCCAAATTGATGACGCGAGCTCCATCAATTTGAACCATTAGTCACTCGTTTCACTCGCGACATGAGGTTAATTATGAAATTTAGTGAAATGCAGTATACAAGACCTGATATTGATGAGGTCAAAAAAGAATATGCCGAGCTTACAAAGAAGATGGAAGAAGCAACTAGCGGCGAAGAGCAGTGGGAGATCCATCAGAAATATTATGAGCTTAGCGATCGTATCATGACACGGTCAGTTATAGCTGAGATCAGACATGATGTTGATATGACAGACGAGTTCTATGAAAAAGAGAGTGACTTCTTCAATGAAGTTAATCCTATAATTGCCAATATAGATGTTGAGTACAAAAAGAAGCTCCTTCATTCTAAGTTCAGACCTTATCTTGAAGAGAAGATCGGCAAGGTTGCATTCAAGAATATGGAGCTTGCAGAGAATTCTGTAGCAGAGAAGATCCTTCCTCTTATGCAGGAAGAAAACAAGCTTCAGGATGAATATAACAAGCTCCTTGCTACTGCTAAGATTGACTGGAATGGCGAGACACTTAACCTCTCACTTATGAATCCTTATCTTAACAGTCCTGATCCTGAAGTAAGGAAAGAAGCATGGAAGAAATACTCTGCATTCTATGAAGATAATGCCGAAGCACTTGATGATCTGTATGATAAGCTTGTAAAGAACAGAACCAAGCAGGGAGAGGAGATGGGATACAAGAACTACCTTCCTCTTGGCTATGCACGTATGCAGCGCAATAACTATGGCCCTGCTGATCTTAAGGCTTTCAGAGAGCAGGTTAAGAAGGACTTCGTTCCTTTTGCAGAAAAGCTTCACGAAGTAAGAAGAAAGAGACTTGGACTTTCCAAGCTTCATTTTGAAGATGAAGGAGTATATTTTGCTAATGGTAATCCTGCACCAATAGGAACACCCGAGCAGATCCTTGAGGCAGGCCGCAAGATGTACAATGAACTCTCACCAGAAACAGCTGAGTTCATGAACTTCATGTGTGATAATGAACTTTTTGACGTACTTGGAAGAAAGACTAAGAAGACAGGTGGATACATGACATATCTTCCTGATTATAAGTCTCCATTTATCTTCGCTAACTTCAATGGATCATCATCTGATGCTGATGTGATCACACATGAATGTGGACATGCCTTCCAGGGATTTGTTGTAAGGAATGAGCTTATAAGAGAACATCAGGATATCACTATGGAGACAGCAGAGACTCACTCCATGGCTATGGAGTTCTTTACAGATCCATGGATGAAGCTCTTCTTCGGTGATCGTGCTAAAGACTATTCTGACATGCACTTTGAAGACTCCTGTATTTTCATCCCTTATGGCACTATGGTAGATGAGTTCCAGCATATAGCATATGAGAATCCGGGACTTTCTCCAAAGGATAGAAACGGAGTATGGCGTGATCTTGAGCGTCAGTACAAGCCTCACCTTGATTATAGCGGCAATGATTATTATGAAGGCGGTGCTTTCTGGCAGAACAAGCACCATATCTATGATTGCCCTCTGTACTACATTGATTATTGCATCGCCGGAACAGATGCTCTTCAGTACAAAGTATGGATGGACAAAGATTATAAGGCAGCATGGAACAGTTACTTAGAGCTTTGCAAGCTTTCTGCTTCAGACTTCTTTGACAGCATGATCACACGGGTAGGACTTAACAATCCATTTGAAGACGGCTGTCTAAGGAACGTAGTCAAGCAGCTTGAAAAGACTATGGGATTATGATTCTGGAAGATAAACCGGGAGCCCTGATCGTGCGAAAGTTATAGTTGAAAAAAGTTCGTAGTTATGTTATTCTAATCAAGGTCTGTTCGATATGACAGATACAGTTTGAATTGCTAAACAGAATAATTCGGGAGGTCATTTTACAATGGCATTTGCAGTTAAACTTCTTGTAAATATTATATATTTGGGTGTTTGTGTAGCTCTTGTTGGAATCATCATTTCCCAGCAGGGTAAGACACAGAGTCTTGGAGCTCTTACAGGTCAGTCCAGCTCTGATACATATTGGGCTAAGAATAAGGGACGTTCTGCAGAAGGAAGGCTTAGAACAGCTACAATCGTTCTTACAGTTCTTTTCTTCGCACTTTCTATATTCCTTAATACAGGAATCGTAGACTGATTTAGTTGAGATATTACGCGGCACTCTATTTATAGGGTGTCGCTTTTTTCTTTTTACAAGATAAAAGGATATAATGTTGTAAGAGGATAAGTGTATAAATGGTAGTGCATTTATACGCTTGATTAAAAGTAGTGTATAAAGAAGTAACCCATAAAGAAGTAATCTATAAAGAAGTGTGATCTCCTTAGATGTAGTATTTGTTGAGAATCTTTCTGCTTTTGATGCAAGGCAGTAAAGACATAAGGAAAAGGATATATGGCAAAAAGAAAAAAGAAAAATGAACAGGAAACATTCATGATCGCGCAGGATCGTAAGGCTATGGTCAATGCGTTTATTCATGATGACAGATATTCTCCAATGAAGGAGAAAGAGCTGGCAGTCTTCCTGCAGGTTGAAAAGGAAGACAGAAATGAACTTGCG encodes:
- a CDS encoding ABC transporter permease, with amino-acid sequence MLKYLIKRLLHGLFSIVVVIGIVMLLIYSLMDRQLIFAADSVYQNLGNNQKKQYMYRMWENYGYIDYVTYEEYIASLVASGELDSSELEKIQDLGKKAEDDSETVAEYVKKFSEYYESKGYTIVRLDAITIKKGRKYADGGQEALFAYRDKPLLTRLTGYFTGIVDIDSIHYVDDSIDIGKRGISFTLHDPAYGGEKFSPALIGNGTKYKYLLYFDNNFPYIHQNLIKISLGKSYTVNAGIDVFDTMTQSQGSYVSSEVTFPSGVVEASADDLHTATYVKGSLASSTLNQRLFVDDYTNVSTVKNGLSKIGYSFVIGLISSIIAYVLGVSLGIAMARHKDKAIDKIGTIYIVFAIAVPSLAYIFMVKAIGGSAGLPTTFDMESTSKLMYVLPIISLSIKSIADLMKWLRRYMIDQQNSDYVKFAKACGLTDNEIFRKHIFKNAVIPIIHGIPGTILTALVGAIITEKVYVVPGAGNLLVEAIAKYDNGVIVGVTLFYTALGITSVILGDILMAMFDPRISFSDKAR
- a CDS encoding ABC transporter permease, whose translation is MSDKFELTDDLEGMSEEELFSFDTHDKSEAEKITAPRYSYWKSVFRVFFKKKINIIMLAVLLILILFAYIYPMFSGYDKFANITDASMKHLTPSASIAKNGFSIHEILGRGGSGESTFDAVWNGARISISFAFSCAIINMTLGVIIGAIWGFSKKFDLIMTEVYNIVGNVPLTLVVSVLVLVMSSSFGTMVFAMTVTGWLFIAYFFRTQVIIIRDREYNLASRCLGTSIFKIAIRNILPFMTSIIVTLAAAEIPSYISYEVFLSYIGMGMADMSLGKLIYQYESSMAISGWQFEFWSPVIVVSIITVVLYVVGQNLGDASDPRTHM
- a CDS encoding oligopeptide/dipeptide ABC transporter ATP-binding protein, with product MAEDKKVLLSVKDLVVKFHVRGRILTAIRGISLDIYEGESIAIVGESGSGKSVFTKTFAGMLDSNGFIDKGEIIYNDLELADTKVSYNAFAHKMIKKYQAKLDDCSGLEFGAETYKKIRALEKEKAARMDLNEEEREKIANKLDTLKYERTEIFNKRQTYNPKTEKHLIKEATQKIKDYDAQIAELKLKKEEAIRKHKAEFEADTKAKEYYSTELSKLKAQYHEEISKPVTQEQKKRNEVLAKEMYLSGGRYGYYRAYKLMGGLFEALKKAMKMGVDLDNEDQRNQVFDTVAFHVRYVDETEDTLHGVAILNIADVKEKEDWAQIRGNKIATVFQDPMTSLNPIITIGKQISSIIMKHQKCSEAEARVRALTLMKKVGIPNAESRFDDYPFEYSGGMRQRIVIAIALSCQPKILICDEPTTALDVTIQAQILQLLKDLQKEFHYTIVFITHDLGVVANIADRVAVLYAGQIVEYGTVDEVFYDPHHPYTWALLSSLPQLAKPNEELFSITGTPPSLYNDIQGDPFAPRNQYALKIDSIKEPPMFKVTDTHYAKTWLLDPRSPKVEKPKAIGNIHETLIKAFNI
- a CDS encoding ATP-binding cassette domain-containing protein, whose protein sequence is MANTYEKNKTASHFPEKGPIDEKTGKEILLSIKDIDITFGKGADAVKAVQDASFDIYKGETFSLVGESGSGKTTIGRAVIRVNPLAKGEIDYKGVRISGKIPRSLDREVIRNVQMVFQDPAACLNERATVDYIVSEGLYNFHLFKDEADRVQKVEHMINEVGLLPEHLTRYPHEFSGGQRQRVGLARAMVMEPELVVADEPISALDVSIRAQVLNLMNKFKKEKGVTYLFIAHDLSIVRFISDRIGVIYKGHIVEVADSEELFNFPLHPYTRSLISAIPLPDPKLEKRKKLLTYDASQHDYSTDKPTMVDIGHNHFVYGNKKEIEEYKKIREAGVPVKSITIMTDEELANQKTTVGDATIDEDILKNTPIHDTGALWLSVLSFFLPVLGLILMFIFKKKHYARNYRKVKSGTVAGFIFIGALIVLFLLALLYALK
- a CDS encoding M3 family oligoendopeptidase is translated as MKFSEMQYTRPDIDEVKKEYAELTKKMEEATSGEEQWEIHQKYYELSDRIMTRSVIAEIRHDVDMTDEFYEKESDFFNEVNPIIANIDVEYKKKLLHSKFRPYLEEKIGKVAFKNMELAENSVAEKILPLMQEENKLQDEYNKLLATAKIDWNGETLNLSLMNPYLNSPDPEVRKEAWKKYSAFYEDNAEALDDLYDKLVKNRTKQGEEMGYKNYLPLGYARMQRNNYGPADLKAFREQVKKDFVPFAEKLHEVRRKRLGLSKLHFEDEGVYFANGNPAPIGTPEQILEAGRKMYNELSPETAEFMNFMCDNELFDVLGRKTKKTGGYMTYLPDYKSPFIFANFNGSSSDADVITHECGHAFQGFVVRNELIREHQDITMETAETHSMAMEFFTDPWMKLFFGDRAKDYSDMHFEDSCIFIPYGTMVDEFQHIAYENPGLSPKDRNGVWRDLERQYKPHLDYSGNDYYEGGAFWQNKHHIYDCPLYYIDYCIAGTDALQYKVWMDKDYKAAWNSYLELCKLSASDFFDSMITRVGLNNPFEDGCLRNVVKQLEKTMGL
- the secG gene encoding preprotein translocase subunit SecG produces the protein MAFAVKLLVNIIYLGVCVALVGIIISQQGKTQSLGALTGQSSSDTYWAKNKGRSAEGRLRTATIVLTVLFFALSIFLNTGIVD